The Vulgatibacter sp. genome window below encodes:
- a CDS encoding alpha/beta hydrolase, with product MGRSGKPDAVPPASTDPYDIGEGPEAVLLLHGFSGSPWELHPLAEGLAAAGFRCKVPLLPGHGVDAHRLGETGEADWLAAAHDALDALLAEGRRRVFLAGFSAGGALAIRIAAERPGDLAALALLAPALGFHGNARLYRGLFRHRLLSRLYPYVGKGSMDVRDPVMKRDAPYLARLPTAAAAHLDRVVRGAREALPQVRTPALVLWGAQDAVVPRSAAEEAAKRIGSGPARLAVFPQSAHQLALDVERQAVATEVVRFFSVFVRPETGAPA from the coding sequence ATGGGCCGTTCTGGTAAGCCGGACGCCGTGCCCCCAGCCTCCACCGACCCCTACGACATCGGCGAGGGACCCGAAGCGGTCCTGCTCCTCCACGGCTTCAGCGGCTCGCCCTGGGAGCTCCACCCGTTGGCGGAGGGGCTCGCCGCTGCGGGCTTCCGCTGCAAGGTGCCGCTCCTCCCGGGCCACGGCGTCGACGCCCACCGGCTGGGCGAGACCGGCGAGGCCGACTGGCTCGCAGCAGCCCACGACGCCCTCGACGCCCTCCTCGCCGAGGGACGCAGGCGGGTCTTCCTCGCCGGCTTCTCCGCTGGCGGCGCCCTGGCCATCCGCATCGCCGCGGAGCGGCCCGGCGATCTCGCCGCCCTGGCGCTGCTCGCCCCGGCCCTCGGCTTCCACGGCAACGCCCGGCTCTACCGCGGCCTCTTCCGCCACCGGCTCCTCTCCCGGCTCTACCCCTACGTCGGCAAGGGGAGCATGGACGTGCGCGATCCGGTGATGAAGCGCGACGCTCCCTACCTCGCGCGCCTGCCCACCGCCGCAGCAGCGCACCTCGACCGCGTGGTCCGCGGCGCCCGCGAGGCGCTGCCGCAGGTGCGGACCCCGGCGCTGGTGCTCTGGGGCGCGCAGGACGCGGTGGTCCCCCGCAGCGCGGCGGAGGAGGCGGCGAAGCGGATCGGCTCCGGCCCTGCGCGCCTCGCGGTCTTCCCGCAGTCGGCGCACCAGCTCGCCCTCGACGTGGAGCGGCAGGCGGTGGCCACCGAGGTGGTCCGCTTCTTCTCCGTCTTCGTCCGACCCGAGACCGGCGCCCCTGCCTGA
- a CDS encoding DUF3467 domain-containing protein — protein sequence MSDKPAGTMQLQISMDDETAQGSYVNMATVTHTETEFVLDFIYVQPQQPRARVRSRVITSPRHLKRLLAAMQDSLHRYEQRYGVVEAASTGPDTPLN from the coding sequence ATGAGCGACAAGCCGGCAGGGACGATGCAGCTGCAGATCAGCATGGACGACGAGACGGCGCAGGGTAGCTACGTGAACATGGCCACGGTGACCCACACCGAGACCGAGTTCGTCCTCGACTTCATCTACGTGCAGCCGCAGCAGCCGCGGGCGCGGGTCCGCTCCCGGGTGATCACCTCGCCCCGCCACCTGAAGCGGCTGCTGGCCGCGATGCAGGACAGCCTCCACCGCTACGAGCAGCGCTACGGCGTCGTCGAGGCGGCGAGCACCGGGCCCGATACGCCGCTCAACTGA
- a CDS encoding PKD domain-containing protein: protein MVKGGSGRKAACWAFAYVVLAAAGAGCGEDRLIDLPARETFGKPVGEEHGLSPWIESEGGITCGGSEVPLTARASGGMPPYRYSWAPAEGLSDPTSSTPIATGGETTTYTVTVTDADNRSSSAQVTVERLPAPEARISFAAGQQVMCRGGDVVLDGSASAGVNGGPVIHEWSLGGGVSGTGSTFSHRNTEDVTVRLTVTDKNGCTDVAEQFLDYREEPEIDLAFL, encoded by the coding sequence ATGGTGAAGGGGGGCTCGGGCCGCAAGGCGGCCTGCTGGGCTTTTGCGTATGTCGTGCTGGCCGCGGCAGGAGCAGGCTGCGGCGAGGATCGTCTCATCGATCTTCCGGCGCGGGAGACCTTCGGCAAGCCGGTCGGCGAGGAGCACGGGCTCTCGCCCTGGATCGAAAGCGAGGGCGGGATCACCTGCGGGGGGAGCGAGGTGCCCCTCACGGCGCGGGCCTCCGGTGGCATGCCGCCGTATCGCTACAGCTGGGCGCCGGCCGAAGGTCTCTCCGATCCGACCTCGTCCACGCCGATCGCCACCGGTGGGGAGACGACCACCTATACGGTGACGGTCACCGACGCGGACAATCGCTCGTCGAGCGCGCAGGTCACCGTCGAGCGGCTCCCGGCACCGGAGGCGCGGATCTCCTTCGCCGCGGGGCAGCAGGTGATGTGCCGCGGCGGCGACGTGGTGCTGGACGGCTCCGCCAGCGCCGGCGTGAACGGAGGTCCCGTCATCCACGAGTGGTCCCTCGGCGGCGGCGTCTCCGGGACCGGATCCACCTTCTCCCACCGCAACACCGAGGACGTCACGGTGCGCCTCACCGTCACCGACAAGAACGGCTGCACCGACGTGGCGGAGCAATTCCTCGACTACCGGGAGGAGCCGGAGATCGATCTGGCGTTCCTCTAG
- the glpK gene encoding glycerol kinase GlpK, with protein sequence MAGDYVLSIDQGTTGTTVLVLDRKLDVKARVNREFPQHFPKPGQVEHDLEEIWTSVVLSINEALRKARVKGTSVAAIGITNQRETTALWNRRTGKPVGRAIVWQDRRTAPLCRELKEAGHEPMIRERTGLVIDPYFSGTKLKWLLDHVRGAKERARRGDLAFGTIDSFLVWRLTGGAVHVTDVTNASRTLLMNLRTLAWDEELLALFDVPRDVLPEIRGSSEIYGFTSKVPGLPDGVPIAGIAGDQQAALFGQACFEVGDSKCTYGTGAFLLMNIGEKPLPSKAGLLTTVAWRLGSGETAYAFEGSSFIAGAAVQWLRDGLGLIEKASDVEVLAAQVSHTGGVVFVPALAGLGAPHWRPDARGLFTGIDRGTTAAHLARAVLEGIGFQIHDLAEAMERDAGRTIKSFKVDGGASACNLLLQFQADLLQTQVVRPKMVETTALGAAFLAGLAVGVWSSKDAIRRVWKQDKRFTPKMKPPLRDEKLAAWQAAVGKA encoded by the coding sequence ATGGCCGGCGACTACGTGCTCTCCATCGACCAGGGCACCACCGGCACCACGGTGCTGGTGCTCGATCGCAAGCTCGACGTGAAGGCGCGGGTGAACCGCGAGTTTCCGCAGCACTTCCCCAAGCCGGGGCAGGTCGAGCACGACCTCGAGGAGATCTGGACCAGCGTGGTCCTCTCGATCAACGAGGCGCTGCGCAAGGCCCGGGTGAAGGGGACGAGCGTCGCCGCGATCGGGATCACCAACCAGCGGGAGACCACCGCGCTCTGGAACCGCCGCACCGGCAAGCCGGTGGGCCGCGCCATCGTCTGGCAGGACCGGCGGACCGCGCCCCTCTGCCGCGAGCTCAAGGAGGCGGGCCACGAGCCGATGATCCGGGAGCGCACGGGCCTCGTGATCGATCCCTACTTCTCCGGCACCAAGCTCAAATGGCTGCTCGATCACGTGCGCGGCGCGAAGGAGCGGGCCCGCCGCGGCGATCTCGCCTTCGGCACCATCGACTCCTTCCTCGTCTGGCGGCTCACCGGCGGCGCGGTCCACGTCACCGACGTCACCAACGCGAGCCGCACCCTGCTCATGAACCTGCGGACGCTGGCGTGGGACGAGGAGCTGCTCGCGCTCTTCGACGTGCCCCGTGACGTCCTCCCGGAGATCCGCGGCTCCTCGGAGATCTACGGCTTCACCAGCAAGGTGCCCGGCCTGCCGGATGGCGTTCCCATCGCCGGGATCGCCGGCGACCAGCAGGCGGCGCTCTTCGGGCAGGCCTGCTTCGAGGTCGGCGACTCGAAGTGCACCTACGGCACCGGCGCCTTCCTCCTCATGAACATCGGCGAGAAGCCGCTCCCCTCGAAGGCGGGGCTGCTCACCACCGTCGCCTGGCGCCTCGGCTCGGGCGAGACCGCCTACGCCTTCGAGGGCTCGAGCTTCATCGCCGGCGCCGCGGTGCAGTGGCTCCGCGACGGCCTCGGCCTGATCGAGAAGGCGAGCGACGTGGAGGTGCTGGCGGCGCAGGTGAGCCACACCGGCGGGGTGGTCTTCGTCCCGGCGCTCGCAGGTCTCGGCGCGCCGCACTGGCGGCCCGACGCCCGCGGCCTCTTCACCGGCATCGATCGCGGCACCACCGCCGCCCACCTGGCCCGGGCGGTGCTCGAGGGGATCGGCTTCCAGATCCACGACCTCGCCGAGGCGATGGAGCGCGACGCCGGGCGGACGATCAAGAGCTTCAAGGTCGACGGCGGCGCCAGCGCCTGCAACCTGCTCCTCCAATTCCAGGCGGACCTGCTCCAGACCCAGGTGGTGCGGCCGAAGATGGTGGAGACCACCGCGCTGGGAGCGGCGTTCCTCGCAGGCCTCGCGGTGGGCGTCTGGTCCTCGAAGGACGCGATCCGGCGGGTGTGGAAGCAGGACAAGCGCTTCACGCCGAAGATGAAGCCCCCGCTGCGCGACGAGAAGCTGGCAGCCTGGCAGGCGGCGGTGGGCAAGGCCTGA
- a CDS encoding alpha/beta fold hydrolase: MAATAPIFALHAGGTTPALWDPVRRAAPDLAFVTPDLNHIAELLPGDATYADLVDELRNLVPPGPVVLAGATIGARLALSVASTLGERLQALYLLTPTPVVEDQAFLAKLAGLRRFMMEGFSAAQVEVSLPVMLYRWGPRFTEAADELRRLLHEGAGPRGMALARRCENLGPQPKELLATVDAPIEVLFGGADPVLEMAWPDSWREVPQVRSVEVLPDASHQLVLQIPGRIAADLRRLATLP; encoded by the coding sequence ATGGCCGCGACCGCCCCGATCTTCGCGCTGCACGCAGGCGGGACCACCCCCGCCCTCTGGGATCCGGTGCGCCGGGCAGCGCCCGATCTGGCCTTCGTCACACCCGATCTCAACCACATCGCCGAGCTCCTGCCCGGTGACGCCACCTACGCCGATCTGGTGGACGAGCTGCGCAACCTCGTCCCGCCGGGGCCCGTGGTCCTCGCCGGCGCCACCATCGGCGCGCGCCTCGCCCTCTCCGTCGCGTCGACCCTGGGCGAGCGGCTGCAGGCGCTCTACCTCCTCACCCCGACCCCGGTGGTGGAGGACCAGGCCTTCCTGGCCAAGCTCGCCGGCCTGCGCCGCTTCATGATGGAGGGCTTCTCGGCGGCGCAGGTGGAGGTGTCGCTGCCGGTGATGCTCTACCGCTGGGGCCCCCGCTTCACGGAGGCTGCCGACGAGCTGCGGCGCCTCCTCCACGAGGGCGCCGGTCCGCGGGGCATGGCCCTCGCACGGCGCTGCGAAAATCTGGGGCCCCAGCCGAAGGAGCTCCTCGCGACGGTCGACGCGCCGATCGAGGTGCTCTTCGGCGGCGCCGACCCGGTGCTCGAGATGGCCTGGCCCGACTCCTGGCGGGAGGTGCCGCAGGTGCGATCGGTCGAGGTGCTCCCCGACGCTTCCCACCAGCTGGTGCTCCAGATCCCCGGGCGGATCGCGGCCGATCTGCGCCGCCTCGCGACCCTTCCCTAA
- the radA gene encoding DNA repair protein RadA: protein MAKKRTEYVCSACGHRSIKWLGQCPMCKAWSTLAEEEAPKGGDARPAWGAGGTGARPTPIGEVEADEAARLQTGIAEFDRVLGGGVVPGSLVLLGGDPGIGKSTLLLAALDKLGAGEKPVLYVSGEESLRQTRLRGDRLGATAKNLLLLAETDADKVLAEAEKLKPRALAIDSIQTLFLPELGSAPGTVSQVREVAGRLMAFAKRTDTPTFVVGHVTKDGAIAGPRILEHMVDTVLYFEGDAGHSFRVLRAHKNRFGSTNEIGVFEMRGAGLAEVPDPSALFLAERPEGQPGSVVTATVSGTRPLLVEVQALVAPTQYGTGQRKSIGVDSNRVALLAAVLERKLGLSFGPCDIFVNVAGGVELTEPAADLAVCAALVSSRLNEPVPASGVFFGEVGLAGEVRGVTAPEVRLAEAAKMGFGTAWIPSANLRRLEKAELPLAGVASVRELLESLFPGLELSGPQGQEPQRRSRAG from the coding sequence GTGGCGAAGAAGCGCACGGAATACGTCTGCTCGGCGTGCGGGCACCGGTCGATCAAATGGCTCGGGCAGTGCCCGATGTGCAAGGCCTGGAGCACGCTGGCGGAGGAGGAGGCGCCGAAGGGCGGCGACGCCAGGCCGGCGTGGGGCGCGGGCGGTACCGGGGCCAGGCCCACGCCCATCGGCGAGGTCGAGGCCGACGAGGCGGCGCGCCTGCAGACCGGCATCGCCGAGTTCGACCGGGTGCTGGGCGGCGGCGTGGTCCCGGGTTCGCTGGTCCTCCTCGGCGGGGATCCCGGCATCGGCAAATCGACCCTGCTGCTGGCAGCCCTGGACAAGCTCGGGGCTGGCGAGAAGCCGGTGCTCTACGTCTCCGGCGAGGAGTCGCTGCGGCAGACGAGGCTCCGGGGCGACAGGCTCGGCGCCACGGCGAAAAACCTGCTCCTCCTCGCGGAAACCGACGCGGACAAGGTCCTCGCCGAGGCGGAGAAGCTGAAGCCCAGGGCGCTCGCCATCGACTCGATCCAGACCCTCTTCCTGCCGGAGCTGGGCAGCGCCCCGGGCACGGTCTCCCAGGTGCGCGAGGTGGCGGGCAGGCTGATGGCCTTCGCCAAGCGGACCGACACGCCGACCTTCGTGGTGGGCCACGTCACCAAGGACGGCGCCATCGCCGGGCCGCGGATCCTCGAGCACATGGTCGACACGGTGCTCTATTTCGAGGGCGACGCCGGCCACTCCTTCCGCGTGCTCCGCGCCCACAAGAACCGCTTCGGCTCCACCAACGAGATCGGCGTCTTCGAGATGCGGGGGGCGGGCCTCGCCGAGGTGCCGGACCCCTCCGCTCTCTTCCTCGCCGAGCGGCCCGAGGGGCAGCCCGGTTCGGTGGTCACCGCCACCGTCTCGGGGACGAGGCCGCTGCTGGTCGAGGTGCAGGCGCTGGTGGCGCCGACCCAATACGGCACCGGCCAGCGCAAGAGCATCGGCGTCGACTCGAACCGGGTGGCCCTCTTGGCCGCGGTGCTCGAGCGGAAGCTCGGGCTCTCCTTCGGCCCCTGCGACATCTTCGTCAACGTGGCGGGCGGCGTGGAGCTCACCGAGCCCGCAGCCGATCTGGCGGTCTGCGCCGCGCTGGTCTCCTCGCGGCTCAACGAGCCGGTGCCCGCCTCCGGCGTCTTCTTCGGCGAGGTCGGCCTCGCCGGCGAGGTCCGCGGCGTCACCGCGCCGGAGGTGCGGCTGGCGGAGGCGGCGAAGATGGGCTTCGGCACCGCCTGGATCCCGTCGGCGAACCTGCGCCGCCTCGAGAAGGCGGAGCTGCCGCTGGCCGGGGTGGCCAGCGTGCGCGAGCTCCTCGAGTCGCTCTTCCCGGGGTTGGAGCTCTCCGGGCCCCAGGGGCAGGAGCCGCAGCGCCGCTCGCGAGCGGGTTAG
- a CDS encoding DoxX family protein: MNGTNAALRNIGWTVLRIVSGVLLMTHGYAKLTRAAADPELQLGRFLETVQGLGFRYPEFFAWLAVAAELGGGFLVAIGFFTRPAAAAAAFTMAVAVYSHRLDGFAAQEKALLFGVIFFVMALGGSGPVSFDDWIRARRAKASSSIFK, translated from the coding sequence TTGAACGGGACCAACGCCGCGCTGCGCAACATCGGCTGGACGGTGCTCCGCATCGTGTCGGGGGTGCTGCTCATGACCCACGGCTACGCCAAGCTCACGCGGGCCGCAGCCGATCCCGAGCTGCAGCTGGGGCGCTTCCTCGAGACCGTCCAGGGCCTGGGTTTTCGCTACCCCGAATTCTTCGCGTGGCTGGCGGTGGCGGCGGAGCTCGGCGGCGGCTTCCTCGTCGCCATCGGCTTCTTCACCAGGCCTGCTGCAGCGGCTGCCGCCTTCACCATGGCGGTGGCGGTCTACTCCCACCGGCTCGACGGCTTCGCCGCACAGGAGAAGGCGCTCCTCTTCGGCGTGATCTTCTTCGTCATGGCCCTGGGCGGCTCGGGCCCCGTCTCCTTCGACGATTGGATCCGGGCCCGCAGGGCCAAGGCTTCCTCCTCGATTTTCAAGTAG